One stretch of Pseudomonas fluorescens Q2-87 DNA includes these proteins:
- a CDS encoding VOC family protein, whose protein sequence is MSLSPFHLAIPVYDLAAARTFYGEVFGLEEGRSSTQWVDFDFYGHQLVIHEHPKTASQESVHSNPVDGHDVPVPHFGIILGWEQWEALAERLKSFDTEFVIEPYIRFKGQVGEQATMFLFDPCGNALEFKAFKDMSQLFAK, encoded by the coding sequence ATGAGCCTCTCGCCATTCCACCTCGCAATTCCTGTCTACGACCTGGCTGCAGCGCGCACCTTTTACGGTGAGGTTTTTGGTCTGGAAGAAGGGCGCTCCAGCACGCAGTGGGTAGATTTCGATTTCTATGGTCACCAACTGGTGATTCACGAACATCCAAAAACTGCTTCGCAGGAAAGCGTCCATAGCAACCCGGTCGACGGACACGATGTTCCGGTTCCACACTTCGGCATCATTTTAGGTTGGGAACAATGGGAGGCACTGGCCGAACGTCTGAAGTCGTTTGACACCGAGTTCGTGATCGAACCTTACATTCGCTTCAAAGGCCAAGTGGGTGAGCAAGCCACCATGTTTTTATTTGATCCATGCGGCAACGCTCTTGAGTTCAAAGCTTTCAAAGATATGAGTCAGCTCTTCGCCAAGTAA
- a CDS encoding iron-containing alcohol dehydrogenase, whose product MNTSAFKIANKLITGQGAIEQLSAELTRLDVQNPLIVTDVILLKSGTVDLALAQLGDRPYGIFDQVKPEPEVAIVEDCTRAYREGGHDGLIAVGGGSAIDIAKGVAAYASHAGPLSELFGVDLVKRKGPALIAIPTTAGTGSEVTNVAIFSDKQAQLKKGIVSDYLLPDVALVSPTMTLTCPRSVTAASGVDALVHAVESYLSVNASLITDAIALGAIKLIAKALPKAYANPTNLQAREEMATGSLMAGMAFGNAGVGAVHALAYPLGGRFNIAHGVSNALLLPYVMEWNKTACVERLRDIAEAMGVRVANLSDKDAADQAVKAMADLCVAVDIPSGLRSFNVPEDAIPAMAEEASKIDRLMRNNPRQLTAADIEKIYRAAY is encoded by the coding sequence ATGAACACCTCTGCATTCAAAATCGCAAACAAACTGATCACTGGACAAGGCGCTATCGAGCAGCTTTCGGCTGAACTGACTCGCCTCGATGTGCAGAATCCATTGATCGTCACCGACGTCATTCTGTTGAAATCCGGCACTGTTGACCTGGCACTGGCGCAATTAGGTGATCGCCCTTACGGCATTTTCGACCAGGTCAAACCGGAGCCTGAAGTGGCCATCGTCGAGGACTGCACCCGCGCCTATCGCGAGGGCGGCCACGACGGGTTGATTGCTGTGGGCGGCGGCAGCGCCATCGACATCGCCAAGGGTGTCGCGGCGTATGCCAGTCATGCAGGTCCGCTGAGCGAACTGTTCGGTGTCGATCTGGTGAAACGCAAAGGCCCTGCGTTGATTGCTATCCCGACGACCGCCGGCACAGGTTCGGAGGTTACCAACGTAGCGATTTTCTCCGACAAGCAAGCGCAACTGAAGAAAGGCATCGTCAGTGACTATCTCTTGCCCGACGTGGCGCTGGTCAGTCCGACCATGACGCTGACCTGTCCACGCAGTGTGACCGCGGCCAGTGGTGTCGATGCGCTGGTGCATGCGGTCGAGTCCTACCTTTCAGTCAACGCCTCGCTGATCACCGATGCTATCGCGCTGGGCGCCATCAAGCTGATCGCCAAGGCGCTGCCGAAGGCTTATGCCAATCCTACCAACCTGCAAGCGCGGGAGGAGATGGCCACCGGCAGCCTGATGGCCGGCATGGCGTTTGGCAACGCAGGGGTAGGCGCGGTGCATGCGCTGGCGTACCCATTGGGTGGGCGTTTCAATATTGCTCACGGCGTCAGCAACGCCTTGTTGTTGCCGTACGTGATGGAGTGGAACAAGACGGCCTGCGTCGAACGCTTGCGTGATATCGCCGAAGCCATGGGCGTGCGCGTCGCGAACCTGAGCGACAAGGATGCGGCGGATCAAGCCGTTAAAGCCATGGCGGATCTATGTGTGGCCGTGGATATCCCATCCGGCTTACGCAGCTTCAACGTGCCGGAGGATGCCATCCCAGCGATGGCTGAAGAGGCCAGCAAGATCGACCGCTTGATGCGCAACAACCCGCGCCAGCTGACCGCCGCCGATATCGAGAAGATCTACCGCGCAGCCTATTGA
- a CDS encoding nuclear transport factor 2 family protein, with product MSNTTYVQEYNAIVDVLSQYSEGGAKANSTLMKPAFNEHATMFGVDGDKLVGGAIQNLYDIIDNSFRPSPEAKAAIVRIDIVGTAASARVDTDNVSGFRFTDFFNLLKVEGKWTIVSKIYHTHPSA from the coding sequence ATGAGCAATACAACTTACGTTCAAGAGTACAACGCGATCGTCGACGTGCTTAGCCAATACAGCGAAGGCGGTGCCAAGGCCAACAGCACTTTGATGAAGCCCGCGTTCAACGAGCATGCGACGATGTTTGGGGTCGACGGCGACAAGCTCGTCGGCGGTGCAATTCAGAATCTGTACGACATCATCGACAACTCTTTCCGCCCATCTCCCGAAGCCAAAGCAGCCATCGTGCGCATCGACATCGTGGGCACTGCCGCCAGTGCCCGGGTCGACACCGACAATGTTTCGGGATTTCGTTTCACTGACTTCTTCAACCTGCTGAAGGTAGAAGGCAAGTGGACAATCGTCAGCAAGATTTACCACACCCACCCGAGCGCATGA
- a CDS encoding sigma-54 interaction domain-containing protein, translating into MNVNDASFEELLNALHDGVYITDGDGKTLKVNQAYERLTGLSGAVLIGRSMQELVKEGVISQSATLRVLQGGRPVSVMQSLSQGKKLLVSATPILDVNKRISYVVSTVRDMTELLRMKHERDELQQLKQLRNSTAKLHAGQQDNLLRSPLMADQEVSGRVFSLARQVAASSVKVLLQGETGVGKTLVAQYIHNASPRANEPFLALNCGALPENLIEAELFGYAPGAFTGAGRKGKRGLLELAHNGTLFLDEIGDLPLPVQVKLLKVIEENRFIPVGGLELKEVDVRIISATHHDLKQLVAEGRFRADLYYRLNVVPISIPALRERSEEVAPLLHYYLDRFNTRYERQVQWSLEALDLMCEYAWPGNIRELINVVERLVVTNQTGTIEALDMPEEILDLNSLNSNEAHLPLRKVLENAERSAIRAALREHKTTRLAAKALGVSQATVVQKMKRWEHTD; encoded by the coding sequence GTGAACGTCAACGACGCCAGTTTTGAAGAACTGCTCAACGCATTGCATGACGGCGTCTACATCACGGATGGCGACGGCAAGACCTTGAAGGTCAATCAAGCCTATGAGCGCCTGACTGGACTCAGCGGTGCTGTGCTCATCGGCCGATCCATGCAGGAGTTGGTGAAGGAGGGCGTCATCTCGCAATCGGCCACACTGCGCGTATTACAGGGAGGTCGGCCGGTGTCGGTGATGCAGAGCCTGAGCCAGGGCAAGAAATTGCTGGTCAGCGCCACGCCGATTCTCGACGTAAATAAGCGGATTTCGTACGTCGTCAGTACCGTGCGGGACATGACTGAACTGCTGCGCATGAAACATGAGCGCGATGAGTTGCAACAGCTTAAACAGCTGCGCAACAGCACCGCCAAGCTGCATGCCGGTCAGCAAGACAATCTGTTGCGCTCTCCGCTTATGGCCGACCAGGAGGTTTCCGGCCGAGTCTTCTCGTTGGCCCGACAGGTTGCCGCAAGCTCGGTGAAGGTTTTGCTTCAAGGAGAGACCGGTGTCGGGAAAACCCTCGTCGCGCAGTACATCCATAACGCCAGTCCACGCGCCAATGAACCCTTCCTTGCGCTGAACTGCGGTGCCTTACCCGAGAATCTGATCGAAGCCGAGCTGTTTGGCTATGCCCCTGGCGCGTTCACCGGCGCAGGCCGCAAAGGCAAGCGTGGCCTGCTGGAACTGGCGCACAACGGAACGTTGTTTCTCGATGAAATTGGTGATTTGCCGCTGCCAGTACAGGTCAAGTTACTCAAGGTCATTGAAGAAAACCGCTTCATTCCTGTCGGCGGCCTGGAGCTGAAGGAGGTCGATGTGCGCATCATCAGCGCCACTCACCATGACCTCAAGCAACTGGTGGCAGAAGGTCGTTTCAGGGCTGACCTGTATTACCGGCTCAACGTCGTGCCGATCAGTATCCCGGCACTGCGCGAGCGCAGTGAGGAGGTCGCACCGCTGCTGCATTACTACCTCGACAGATTTAATACCCGTTATGAACGCCAGGTCCAATGGAGCCTCGAAGCGCTGGACCTGATGTGCGAATACGCTTGGCCCGGCAACATCCGCGAGCTGATCAATGTCGTCGAACGGCTGGTGGTGACCAATCAGACCGGGACTATCGAGGCGTTGGATATGCCTGAGGAGATCCTCGACCTCAACTCACTGAACTCCAATGAGGCCCACTTACCCCTGCGCAAGGTCTTGGAAAATGCCGAGCGCAGTGCGATTCGCGCCGCACTGCGCGAACACAAGACCACGCGCCTTGCCGCCAAGGCGTTGGGGGTGAGTCAGGCAACCGTGGTGCAGAAAATGAAACGCTGGGAACATACCGATTAG
- a CDS encoding alkene reductase translates to MIDNAVDTDLFSPMNMGALRLANRIVMAPVTRSRMADDGVPNEMHATYYAQRASAGLIIAEATNISAQGRGYAMTPGIWSEEQVSGWRKVTSAVHAAGGKIVSQLWHVGRFSSVELQPNGDAPVAPSAIKAEGTTYTNNGMVEVSMPRALQTSEIPGIIEQYRHAAENAKRAGFDGVEVHSANSYLLDQFLRDSTNQRTDQYGGSIENRARLTLEVTEAVVSIWGSERVGIRLSPVTPDAGNTPPDSNVMATYGYLIQQLNRFNLAYLHFVEGATATSRTVPDGVDLDALSAQFENAFIGNNNYDLAMALERRARGRIDAVAFGRLFISNPDLVDRLRRGRELTIAPRESYYGGGAKGYIDWPVANA, encoded by the coding sequence ATGATTGATAACGCAGTAGACACCGACCTTTTTTCGCCGATGAATATGGGCGCGCTTCGACTGGCTAATCGAATTGTCATGGCACCCGTGACGCGGAGCCGAATGGCTGACGACGGCGTCCCGAATGAAATGCACGCGACCTATTACGCCCAGCGTGCCAGTGCCGGTTTGATCATCGCCGAAGCGACGAACATTTCCGCGCAGGGTCGAGGCTACGCCATGACCCCTGGTATCTGGTCAGAAGAACAGGTGTCTGGCTGGAGAAAAGTCACCAGCGCAGTGCACGCGGCGGGCGGCAAAATAGTCAGTCAGTTGTGGCACGTGGGGCGCTTTTCGAGTGTCGAGTTACAGCCCAACGGCGATGCGCCAGTGGCGCCTTCGGCAATCAAGGCTGAAGGTACTACCTACACCAACAATGGCATGGTTGAAGTGTCGATGCCTCGGGCACTGCAAACTTCAGAGATCCCAGGGATCATCGAGCAGTACCGGCATGCGGCAGAAAACGCAAAACGCGCCGGTTTTGATGGCGTTGAAGTCCATTCTGCCAACAGCTATCTGCTCGATCAGTTTCTTCGTGATTCCACCAATCAACGCACAGACCAATACGGTGGTTCCATTGAGAACCGTGCACGATTGACGCTGGAAGTCACTGAGGCAGTGGTTTCGATCTGGGGGAGCGAGCGAGTGGGGATTCGTCTTTCGCCCGTGACACCAGATGCCGGTAATACGCCACCAGACAGCAACGTCATGGCGACTTACGGTTACCTAATCCAGCAACTCAATCGATTCAATCTGGCCTACCTGCACTTCGTTGAAGGCGCCACGGCCACCTCTCGCACGGTTCCCGATGGCGTCGATCTGGATGCACTGAGTGCTCAGTTTGAAAACGCATTCATCGGCAACAACAACTACGACCTGGCGATGGCGCTTGAGCGTCGGGCGCGGGGGCGAATAGATGCGGTTGCGTTTGGTCGCCTGTTCATTTCCAACCCCGATCTCGTGGATCGCCTGCGTCGAGGCAGAGAGCTGACCATCGCGCCCCGTGAGAGTTACTACGGAGGAGGCGCCAAAGGTTATATCGATTGGCCTGTAGCTAACGCTTGA
- a CDS encoding LysR family transcriptional regulator encodes MNLKFLETFVWVARLQSFSLTAEKMFSTQAAISSRIASLEEELGLRLFVRDSRGVSLTPEGLKVLDYAEQMLEVQRALKQSLDSSSPQQGLVRIGVMDTVIHTWLSPLMAMLMQAFPAVEIEITADAARNLCEQLQKGYLDIVFQTDLVRHESVRNLELGHYPMSWIAASHSIYARPYASLVEMAGERIITFVKHSRPHQDVLNLLYAHGVGAPRVSCVNSVSAMTRLIRDGFGIGALPAALVAKPLASGELIQLEPGATLPQLDVVASWRAGMGLELIESIMQMSRQVVGQYAIDVGPQRMVAAPGLNGQWPLE; translated from the coding sequence ATGAACCTCAAATTCCTTGAAACTTTCGTCTGGGTTGCCCGGCTGCAAAGCTTCAGCCTCACCGCCGAGAAAATGTTCAGCACCCAGGCCGCCATCTCCAGTCGGATCGCTTCGTTGGAAGAGGAATTGGGCCTGCGCCTGTTCGTGCGCGATTCGCGCGGAGTTTCGCTGACGCCCGAAGGCCTCAAGGTGCTCGACTACGCCGAGCAGATGCTCGAAGTCCAGCGAGCGCTGAAGCAGTCACTGGACAGCAGCAGTCCACAGCAAGGCCTGGTGCGCATCGGCGTGATGGACACCGTGATCCATACCTGGCTCAGCCCGTTGATGGCGATGCTGATGCAAGCCTTCCCCGCCGTGGAAATCGAAATCACCGCCGATGCAGCGCGCAATTTGTGCGAGCAACTGCAAAAGGGTTACCTGGACATCGTGTTCCAGACCGATCTGGTCCGCCACGAAAGCGTGCGCAACCTCGAACTGGGGCATTACCCCATGAGCTGGATCGCCGCCAGCCACTCGATCTATGCCCGACCCTATGCTTCGCTGGTGGAGATGGCCGGCGAGCGCATCATCACCTTCGTCAAGCACTCGCGTCCCCACCAGGATGTGCTCAACCTGTTGTACGCCCATGGCGTCGGGGCGCCACGGGTCAGTTGTGTCAACTCGGTCTCGGCGATGACCCGGCTGATCCGCGACGGGTTCGGGATTGGCGCCCTGCCCGCTGCGCTGGTGGCCAAGCCTTTGGCCAGCGGCGAGTTGATCCAACTGGAGCCCGGCGCCACCCTCCCCCAACTGGATGTGGTGGCGTCGTGGCGCGCCGGCATGGGCCTGGAGCTGATCGAGAGCATCATGCAGATGAGTCGTCAGGTGGTTGGCCAATACGCTATCGATGTCGGCCCGCAGCGCATGGTGGCCGCGCCCGGCCTGAACGGCCAATGGCCTCTTGAATAA
- a CDS encoding OprD family porin encodes MRHFTTNWIYSPIGAVLGFSLIGIPNAQADFIADSKGSLEARNFYFNRDFRQQGARDKAEEWAQGFLLRMESGYTTGTVGFGLDALGMAGFKLDSGGGTAGTNLLPADLSGGSQDRYGELGLTAKVRVSNSTLKLGTLQIRDPVVSSNDTRLLPGTFKGGLLSVQEIDRLKLTAGQLTQINFVDSTDYQDMTANRIGGSSDKFQFAGADYQVLPNLTAQYRYGTLENIYQQNYLGLVHSLDLGAGQSFKSDVRYARSTEDGNFRNLDNRAFGALFTYSLAGHSVGLGYQRMSGDDPFPYIGRSDPYLVNFVQIGDFANVDERSWQARYDYNFAAVGMPGLTFMTRYISGDNVQRSAPGEGKEWERNTDIAYVMQDGKLKGLGVKWRNASVRSNFGNDLDENRLIVSYTLALW; translated from the coding sequence ATGCGGCATTTCACTACCAATTGGATTTACAGCCCGATCGGTGCGGTACTTGGCTTCAGCCTGATCGGCATACCGAACGCTCAGGCCGATTTTATCGCCGACAGCAAGGGCAGCCTGGAAGCCCGCAACTTCTACTTCAACCGCGACTTCCGCCAGCAAGGTGCGCGGGACAAGGCTGAAGAATGGGCGCAGGGTTTCTTGTTGCGAATGGAATCGGGATACACCACCGGCACCGTGGGTTTTGGCCTCGATGCCTTGGGTATGGCCGGGTTCAAGCTAGATTCCGGTGGCGGCACGGCAGGCACCAATCTTTTGCCTGCGGATTTGTCCGGCGGCTCCCAGGACCGCTATGGCGAACTGGGGCTGACCGCCAAGGTACGCGTATCCAACAGCACCTTGAAGTTGGGCACGCTGCAAATCCGCGATCCGGTGGTGAGCTCCAACGACACGCGCCTGTTACCCGGGACATTCAAGGGAGGGCTGCTGAGCGTGCAGGAAATCGATCGCTTGAAGCTGACGGCTGGGCAACTCACGCAGATCAACTTCGTCGATTCCACCGACTACCAGGACATGACCGCCAACCGCATCGGTGGCAGCAGCGACAAGTTCCAGTTCGCCGGGGCGGACTATCAGGTCCTGCCTAATCTCACCGCGCAATACCGCTACGGAACGTTGGAAAACATCTACCAGCAAAACTACCTCGGGCTTGTCCATAGCCTGGACCTGGGGGCAGGGCAGTCCTTCAAAAGTGATGTGCGCTACGCACGCAGTACCGAGGACGGTAACTTCCGCAATCTCGACAACCGGGCGTTTGGCGCCCTGTTCACTTACAGCCTGGCGGGTCATTCGGTGGGATTGGGCTATCAGCGCATGAGTGGCGACGATCCGTTTCCCTATATCGGGCGCAGCGATCCGTACCTGGTCAATTTCGTGCAGATCGGCGATTTCGCCAACGTCGATGAGCGCTCCTGGCAAGCGCGCTATGACTATAATTTTGCTGCCGTTGGAATGCCCGGCTTGACCTTCATGACCCGCTATATATCGGGTGACAACGTACAACGCAGTGCACCGGGGGAGGGCAAGGAGTGGGAACGCAACACGGACATTGCCTACGTGATGCAAGACGGAAAATTGAAAGGGCTGGGGGTCAAATGGCGCAATGCGTCGGTGCGGTCGAATTTCGGGAATGATCTGGATGAGAACCGGTTGATCGTCAGCTATACGTTGGCGCTTTGGTAG
- a CDS encoding cation:dicarboxylate symporter family transporter, giving the protein MKRIPLVWQIVAGLLLGVLVGWYFNTHPHYQTWVSAEILKPLGDIFIKMMKMVVVPIVFCCMILGIAGGGDNKSFGRMGIKSLGYFFAITALAIVLGLCFANIFQPGTGTDISGISHGSAAITLEPSKGALVILQNIVPDNVLVAMSEAKLLSVLFFAVLLGMALNALPKDRSAPFIAVVQSLSDAMFKVVSMVMAYAPVGVFGMIGATVATFGFASLLPLLKLIGVVYLALIVFALVILGGICYVIGENIFKLIRYFRNELILAFSSAASAAVMPQLMTRLETYGVPRRIVSFVVPVGYAFNLDGASIFLGVATIFVAQLYGIDLSLSQQILLVVTMVLTSKGAAGVPGFAIIILSATLASAGLPLEGVALIAGIFRIIDSGTTTLNVLGNAIAPLVIAKWERVELEPARAHPAARS; this is encoded by the coding sequence ATGAAACGTATTCCCTTGGTGTGGCAAATCGTTGCCGGGCTGTTGCTTGGCGTGCTTGTCGGTTGGTACTTCAATACGCATCCGCATTATCAGACATGGGTGAGTGCGGAGATCCTCAAACCGCTCGGTGATATCTTCATCAAGATGATGAAGATGGTGGTTGTACCAATTGTGTTCTGTTGCATGATTCTGGGCATCGCGGGCGGTGGCGATAATAAGTCGTTTGGTCGTATGGGAATAAAATCGCTGGGCTACTTTTTTGCGATTACGGCCTTGGCCATTGTTCTCGGCTTGTGTTTCGCCAACATTTTCCAGCCGGGTACGGGTACCGACATTTCCGGTATTTCGCACGGTAGTGCAGCGATCACTTTGGAGCCGTCCAAAGGCGCATTGGTCATCTTGCAGAACATAGTCCCTGACAATGTACTGGTTGCTATGTCAGAAGCGAAGTTGCTGTCCGTGCTGTTTTTCGCCGTGCTGTTAGGCATGGCATTGAACGCTCTGCCGAAGGACAGGAGCGCACCGTTCATTGCGGTGGTTCAGAGCCTCTCCGATGCAATGTTCAAGGTTGTCTCAATGGTCATGGCTTACGCGCCGGTCGGTGTGTTTGGGATGATCGGCGCGACCGTGGCGACGTTTGGTTTCGCCTCGTTGTTGCCGTTGCTCAAGTTGATTGGAGTGGTCTATCTGGCGCTGATAGTGTTCGCATTGGTGATACTCGGAGGGATTTGCTACGTGATCGGCGAGAATATTTTCAAGTTGATCCGTTACTTTCGTAACGAGCTGATTTTGGCGTTTTCAAGTGCCGCGTCAGCTGCCGTCATGCCGCAGTTGATGACACGATTAGAGACCTATGGTGTACCGCGTCGGATCGTCAGTTTTGTGGTGCCGGTGGGTTATGCGTTCAACCTGGATGGCGCATCGATCTTTCTCGGTGTGGCAACAATTTTTGTGGCGCAGCTCTATGGCATCGACCTTTCGCTGTCGCAGCAGATCCTGTTGGTGGTGACGATGGTGCTGACTTCGAAGGGCGCAGCCGGGGTGCCGGGTTTTGCCATCATCATCTTGTCAGCGACCTTGGCGTCTGCCGGATTGCCGTTGGAAGGGGTCGCGTTGATTGCCGGCATTTTCAGGATCATCGACAGCGGCACCACGACGTTGAATGTTTTGGGTAATGCCATCGCACCTTTGGTGATCGCCAAGTGGGAAAGGGTCGAGCTGGAGCCTGCGCGAGCTCATCCGGCAGCGAGGAGCTAG
- a CDS encoding TetR/AcrR family transcriptional regulator: MKVTKAQAQANRAHIVETASALFRERGYDGVGVAELMGAAGFTHGGFYKHFGSKADLMAEAAACGLAQSLQNSAGLGVVEFFNLYLSRDHRDTRDAGCTMAALSGDAARQSPDVKATFEVGIEKVVAALQGDLTEQDDAQRQAMRAKMINLLAHAVGAVMLSRACPDDSSLADEILQACRTSILASLSPPHDSDSSTTA; this comes from the coding sequence ATGAAAGTCACCAAAGCACAGGCCCAGGCGAACCGGGCACATATCGTCGAAACGGCTTCAGCCCTGTTTCGTGAGCGTGGCTATGATGGCGTCGGCGTGGCGGAGTTGATGGGGGCTGCCGGCTTCACCCACGGCGGGTTCTACAAGCATTTTGGCTCCAAGGCCGACCTGATGGCCGAAGCCGCCGCGTGCGGACTTGCGCAATCCCTGCAAAACAGCGCAGGCCTGGGCGTCGTTGAGTTCTTCAATCTGTACCTGTCACGAGACCACCGTGACACACGCGACGCAGGCTGTACGATGGCGGCCCTTAGCGGAGACGCTGCCCGTCAGTCCCCAGACGTCAAGGCAACGTTTGAGGTCGGGATTGAAAAAGTGGTCGCCGCGCTGCAGGGCGACCTCACCGAGCAAGACGACGCCCAACGACAGGCTATGCGGGCCAAGATGATCAACTTGCTGGCCCACGCAGTCGGTGCTGTTATGTTGTCGCGCGCCTGCCCGGATGACTCGTCGCTGGCGGACGAGATCTTGCAAGCCTGCCGCACAAGCATTCTCGCGTCGTTGTCGCCGCCTCATGACAGTGATTCGTCGACGACGGCTTGA
- a CDS encoding nuclear transport factor 2 family protein, with product MSKNIKAVSTSEYNAVIATAHQYVEGLRVGSAEGVAQAFHKDAVMYGFTNGELLGGPIKNLFDFVQKNGSAPEITTRLDILAITPTTAVVRIDMEKDAIGADYNDYLTLIKMDGAWKVIAKVYHQFEG from the coding sequence ATGTCAAAGAATATCAAGGCGGTATCAACTTCCGAGTACAACGCGGTCATCGCTACTGCCCACCAGTACGTTGAAGGTCTGCGTGTGGGCAGTGCCGAAGGCGTTGCGCAAGCCTTCCATAAAGACGCCGTGATGTACGGTTTCACAAATGGTGAACTACTTGGCGGCCCGATCAAGAACTTATTTGATTTCGTTCAGAAAAACGGCAGTGCCCCAGAAATAACGACTCGGCTCGACATCCTGGCGATCACACCCACAACAGCGGTGGTGCGTATAGATATGGAAAAAGATGCGATTGGTGCGGACTACAACGACTACCTGACGCTGATCAAGATGGATGGCGCCTGGAAGGTCATCGCCAAGGTTTATCACCAATTCGAAGGTTGA
- a CDS encoding LysR substrate-binding domain-containing protein, translating into MIKELKTLIAVAREGTFAAAGNKIGLTQAAVSAQIQRLEAELGFEIFDRKGRSAHLNKMGHQILLQAQELLKLYDNLGSTTVGQPASVQVNIGAIASVQRSYLPDALAKFHQQCPHCRTRVIPGLSMQLVNLVDAGEIDMAVIIRPPFSLQSDLRWTTLALEPYRLIVPRDVKGEDWSELLSSQPFIRYDRSSFGGRQVDRFLRQMHFTLREVCELDELDAIVKLVENGVGIALVPQTETYREWPAGVRALDLRQHTFHRDIGLVHRSRQSFTEPVRMLAQLISDQVTALSG; encoded by the coding sequence ATGATCAAGGAACTCAAAACACTCATCGCCGTGGCGCGGGAAGGTACATTTGCCGCTGCCGGCAACAAGATCGGCCTCACCCAGGCTGCCGTCAGCGCGCAAATCCAACGGCTGGAGGCTGAGCTCGGCTTCGAAATTTTCGACCGAAAAGGACGCTCAGCCCACCTCAACAAGATGGGTCACCAAATCCTTCTGCAAGCGCAAGAGCTGCTTAAGCTCTACGACAACCTTGGCTCCACGACGGTAGGACAACCGGCAAGTGTGCAGGTCAACATCGGCGCGATCGCGTCCGTACAGCGCTCCTATTTGCCGGATGCGCTGGCCAAGTTTCATCAACAATGTCCGCACTGCCGCACACGTGTCATTCCAGGGCTGTCGATGCAATTGGTGAACCTTGTCGACGCTGGCGAGATCGACATGGCCGTTATCATCCGGCCGCCCTTCTCCCTTCAAAGTGACTTACGCTGGACGACGTTGGCGCTAGAGCCCTACCGACTGATCGTGCCACGAGACGTAAAGGGAGAGGACTGGTCGGAACTGCTGTCCAGCCAGCCATTCATTCGCTATGACCGATCGTCCTTCGGCGGCAGGCAGGTCGATCGTTTCCTGCGGCAGATGCATTTCACTTTGCGGGAGGTCTGCGAACTGGATGAACTGGACGCCATCGTCAAGCTGGTTGAAAACGGTGTGGGCATAGCTCTGGTGCCACAGACGGAAACCTATCGAGAATGGCCCGCTGGAGTAAGAGCGCTCGATTTGCGACAGCACACCTTTCACCGGGATATTGGATTGGTACATCGGTCTCGGCAAAGTTTTACGGAGCCTGTGCGAATGTTGGCTCAGCTTATAAGTGATCAGGTAACAGCACTTTCCGGATAA
- a CDS encoding putative hydro-lyase produces MNQPALSFEQLQQYAPSALRQSIAAGHYQGHTSGLGQGRVQTNIVILPSDWANEFLRYCTLNRQACPLLDVTEPGDPFFRNLGAAIDIRHEVPRYRVYRHGELTDEPVDIEDLWQDDWVAFALGCSFSFEQPLLEAGIRLRHIDLGRNVAMFRTSIDTRPTARLSGKMVVTMRPMKAAAAIQAIQITGRMPNVHGAPVHIGDPSLIGIGSLDEPDFGDAVPVEADEIPVFWACGVTPQSVVQASRPPLCITHAPGCMLVTDLWNSDL; encoded by the coding sequence ATGAATCAACCGGCCCTGTCCTTCGAACAACTGCAGCAATACGCCCCGAGCGCTTTGCGCCAAAGCATCGCCGCCGGCCACTACCAGGGCCATACCAGCGGCCTGGGCCAGGGTCGGGTGCAAACCAACATCGTCATCCTGCCCAGCGACTGGGCCAATGAATTCCTGCGCTATTGCACCCTCAATCGCCAGGCCTGCCCATTGCTGGACGTCACCGAGCCTGGCGATCCGTTCTTTCGCAACCTGGGCGCCGCCATCGATATCCGCCATGAAGTACCGCGCTACCGGGTCTATCGCCACGGCGAATTGACTGACGAGCCGGTGGACATCGAAGATCTCTGGCAAGACGATTGGGTGGCCTTTGCCCTTGGCTGTTCCTTCTCGTTCGAACAGCCCCTGCTGGAAGCTGGCATCCGTCTGCGGCACATCGATCTGGGACGCAACGTCGCGATGTTCCGGACCAGCATCGACACCCGCCCCACCGCCCGCCTCTCAGGCAAAATGGTGGTGACCATGCGACCCATGAAAGCCGCGGCAGCCATCCAGGCCATCCAGATTACCGGACGCATGCCCAATGTCCATGGCGCCCCGGTGCACATCGGAGACCCGTCGCTGATCGGGATTGGCTCCCTGGACGAACCGGATTTTGGCGACGCCGTGCCAGTGGAAGCGGACGAAATTCCAGTATTCTGGGCCTGCGGCGTGACCCCTCAATCGGTGGTCCAGGCGTCGCGCCCACCGCTGTGCATTACCCACGCGCCGGGCTGTATGCTGGTGACGGACTTATGGAACAGTGACTTGTGA